Proteins encoded within one genomic window of Candidatus Cloacimonadota bacterium:
- a CDS encoding toxic anion resistance protein, with the protein MSTPIVWILILGFIIGEISWSVYRALKVRKLMTDKRELIRFLSNALAFPQDVQFANLKPEIRKNPAADYLAACTEHGLQVDANTFSRFLSEGVGKAYHDLQATANTMPIIGLMGTFSGIIIGIMQINLESNEVSKALQPLINSAGLAFISSLCALICASILKLLANEWKKALDADIERTERNLLVHYLPQVSSNNTDEMFSRSVRRLEKTVRGFSTTFEKVTVDFIAQFKPLVEDQREINQKTSQHIDSVASKLEDNAKALKEVSDKQIEQVYLFSSVATRLSEASDSLQASMKLASDNLEGFVKLGDEMQQNISKMHEPLQVIVSCQKESAETLKNLYKNVESYDTNVQEYLKSLNAKLNMFNVVGNKVHEVRKDFEDFSKILNNILKQITEQAQDIHKDLRESFTLYDSNLRTLFTDVLENRRDIHMAYYDPDVIKNLDKACSENKALLDTMERHLHSLGTTTDKFIGVIEKLRGWGIYRVRREKEEKHRLGR; encoded by the coding sequence ATGTCAACACCCATCGTTTGGATACTGATACTGGGATTTATCATCGGTGAAATCTCCTGGTCAGTCTATCGGGCTCTTAAAGTAAGGAAGTTAATGACTGATAAAAGGGAACTGATACGGTTTTTAAGCAATGCGTTAGCTTTTCCACAAGATGTCCAGTTTGCAAATCTCAAACCTGAAATCAGGAAAAATCCAGCCGCAGACTACCTTGCCGCTTGCACTGAACATGGACTTCAGGTGGACGCCAATACCTTCTCAAGATTCCTTTCCGAGGGAGTTGGCAAAGCCTACCACGATCTTCAAGCTACTGCAAATACAATGCCTATCATAGGTCTAATGGGTACATTCTCAGGCATCATTATTGGGATAATGCAAATCAATCTTGAATCCAATGAGGTTTCTAAGGCCCTTCAACCGCTGATCAATTCTGCGGGATTGGCTTTTATCAGTAGTTTATGCGCCCTTATCTGCGCGTCAATTCTCAAACTATTGGCCAACGAATGGAAAAAGGCCCTGGATGCCGATATTGAAAGGACGGAAAGAAACCTATTGGTCCATTATCTGCCCCAGGTTTCCAGCAATAATACAGACGAGATGTTTTCCAGGTCTGTCAGAAGATTAGAGAAAACTGTAAGGGGTTTCTCCACGACTTTCGAGAAAGTTACCGTCGATTTTATCGCGCAGTTTAAACCATTGGTTGAAGATCAAAGAGAGATAAATCAAAAAACATCTCAACATATCGACAGCGTTGCTTCGAAGCTTGAAGATAACGCTAAAGCCTTGAAAGAGGTCTCCGATAAACAAATTGAACAGGTTTATCTCTTCTCCTCTGTCGCTACCAGACTCTCAGAAGCCAGCGATTCCCTCCAAGCGAGCATGAAGCTGGCCAGCGACAACCTTGAGGGATTCGTAAAACTTGGTGATGAGATGCAGCAAAATATCAGCAAGATGCACGAACCTCTACAGGTAATCGTCTCATGCCAGAAGGAATCGGCGGAAACACTGAAGAATCTTTACAAAAACGTGGAATCATACGATACTAATGTGCAGGAGTATCTGAAGAGCCTGAACGCTAAGCTGAATATGTTTAATGTTGTTGGCAACAAGGTACACGAGGTCCGCAAGGATTTCGAGGACTTCTCCAAAATCCTGAATAACATACTTAAACAGATCACCGAACAGGCTCAGGACATTCATAAAGACCTAAGGGAAAGCTTCACCCTATATGACAGTAATCTCAGGACTCTTTTCACAGATGTCCTGGAGAATCGTAGAGACATTCACATGGCATACTACGATCCTGATGTCATTAAGAATCTTGACAAAGCATGCTCTGAAAACAAAGCCTTGCTTGATACCATGGAAAGGCATTTACATTCTTTGGGCACCACGACCGATAAGTTCATAGGTGTAATTGAGAAGCTCAGAGGTTGGGGTATATACCGGGTCAGGCGTGAAAAAGAAGAAAAACACCGCTTAGGAAGGTGA